The proteins below come from a single Rhizobium sp. BT04 genomic window:
- the hupB gene encoding DNA-binding protein HupB, with protein sequence MNKNELVSAVAEKAGLTKSDAASAVDAVFDVVQAELKNKGDIRLAGFGSFTVSHRAATKGRNPSTGAEVDIPARNVPKFTPGKGLKDAVNG encoded by the coding sequence ATGAACAAGAATGAACTCGTGTCCGCAGTCGCCGAAAAGGCAGGACTGACGAAGTCTGACGCGGCTTCCGCTGTTGACGCGGTTTTTGACGTTGTCCAGGCTGAACTCAAGAACAAGGGCGACATCCGCCTCGCGGGTTTCGGCAGCTTCACCGTTTCTCATCGCGCCGCAACGAAGGGCCGCAACCCGTCGACGGGCGCTGAAGTCGACATTCCGGCTCGCAACGTGCCGAAGTTCACGCCCGGCAAGGGCCTGAAGGACGCCGTCAACGGCTGA